From the genome of Candidatus Eisenbacteria bacterium, one region includes:
- a CDS encoding PTS mannose transporter subunit IIAB, protein MNQTRPVALLVTHGVLGEELVRTVASILGPQSDVATVSNSGFSADGLTNAIEEKVREFPADAPIVLFTDLAAGSCGIASRRLGVEGRIVRKITGVNLPMLLEFFHYRDTLSLDDLLPRLEAKGRAGIIIL, encoded by the coding sequence ATGAATCAAACCCGTCCGGTCGCGCTTCTGGTGACGCACGGCGTTTTGGGTGAAGAGCTGGTGCGGACCGTGGCCTCGATCCTGGGACCGCAGTCGGACGTCGCCACGGTGAGCAACAGCGGCTTTTCGGCCGATGGGCTCACGAATGCGATCGAGGAGAAGGTCCGGGAGTTTCCGGCCGATGCGCCGATCGTGCTCTTCACCGATCTCGCGGCGGGGAGCTGCGGCATCGCGTCGCGCCGCCTGGGCGTAGAGGGTCGAATCGTGCGAAAAATCACCGGCGTCAACCTGCCGATGCTCCTCGAGTTCTTCCACTATCGAGACACGCTCTCCCTGGACGACCTCCTGCCGCGCTTGGAGGCCAAGGGGAGGGCGGGGATCATCATCCTCTAA
- a CDS encoding PTS sugar transporter subunit IIB codes for METRSPWTTSCRAWRPRGGRGSSSSKVPLLLARIDDRLIHGQVAHGWGNALHPTFLVIVSDSLRADPARAELYLCGVPEGARSRVVSVAEALDPAFRNEVDAERTILLFTGPEDALRLVTGGFPLRELNLGGLHHAPGRREVLPYVFLDDADRAQLRELQRRGVRVYAQDLPSNSSHAIDAWVGGAT; via the coding sequence ATCGAGACACGCTCTCCCTGGACGACCTCCTGCCGCGCTTGGAGGCCAAGGGGAGGGCGGGGATCATCATCCTCTAAGGTGCCGCTCCTCCTGGCGCGCATCGACGACCGGCTGATCCACGGCCAGGTGGCCCACGGCTGGGGGAATGCTCTTCATCCCACGTTTCTCGTCATCGTCTCCGATTCCCTCCGGGCCGACCCCGCCCGGGCCGAGCTCTATCTCTGCGGGGTCCCCGAGGGTGCCCGCAGTCGCGTCGTCTCGGTCGCGGAGGCGCTCGATCCGGCGTTCCGAAACGAGGTGGACGCCGAGCGGACGATTCTCCTCTTCACCGGTCCCGAGGACGCGCTCCGGCTGGTCACGGGCGGGTTTCCGCTTCGAGAATTGAACCTGGGCGGGCTTCATCACGCGCCCGGCCGGCGCGAGGTGCTCCCGTACGTGTTCCTCGATGATGCCGACCGCGCCCAGCTCCGCGAGCTTCAGCGGCGAGGCGTTCGCGTCTACGCCCAGGATCTGCCCTCCAACTCATCGCACGCCATCGACGCCTGGGTAGGCGGGGCGACCTGA
- a CDS encoding PTS system mannose/fructose/sorbose family transporter subunit IID, with product MGRARRHDGAGAERRLPPGRAVSGLRVRGDDVAIMTSRSFQIQALLTPERMQGMGFAFAILPALRRLYPAKEELARALTRHLAYFATHPILSGFVLGATARLEERRANGESIDDGEIDSFKRSLASPLAALGDPLFWVTLRPFAGLVGVLGIAFLPGADFIGPDLRVLLCPLLTLLTYNAVALPFRVFGVARGYASADRPGALLQSLRLAEWNHAVARAGALGYGALLALVALSLDFGSGRWGADGRSRVASLTPLLLGAVIGYAGLRRWPGRGVEVGLGVLAAAAVFAFSM from the coding sequence ATGGGTCGCGCTCGGCGCCACGACGGCGCTGGTGCTGAGCGTCGTCTTCCGCCGGGGCGCGCCGTGAGCGGGCTGCGCGTCCGAGGGGACGATGTGGCGATCATGACGTCGCGATCGTTTCAGATCCAAGCGCTCCTCACGCCGGAGCGGATGCAGGGAATGGGATTCGCGTTCGCGATCCTACCGGCACTCCGCCGCCTCTATCCGGCGAAGGAAGAGCTGGCCCGGGCCTTGACCCGACACCTGGCCTACTTTGCAACGCATCCGATCCTCTCGGGCTTCGTGCTCGGGGCGACGGCGCGTCTGGAGGAGCGGCGCGCGAACGGAGAGTCGATCGACGACGGGGAGATCGACTCCTTCAAGCGCTCGCTCGCAAGTCCCCTCGCCGCGCTCGGGGATCCGCTCTTCTGGGTCACGCTCCGACCGTTCGCGGGCCTCGTGGGCGTGCTCGGCATCGCCTTTCTGCCGGGCGCGGACTTCATCGGCCCCGACCTCCGCGTGCTCCTCTGCCCCCTCCTGACTCTTTTGACGTACAATGCCGTCGCGTTGCCGTTCCGAGTGTTCGGCGTGGCGCGCGGTTACGCTTCGGCGGACCGGCCCGGCGCGCTCCTCCAGTCGCTCCGGCTCGCCGAGTGGAACCACGCGGTCGCGCGTGCCGGCGCGCTCGGCTATGGCGCGCTTCTAGCCTTGGTGGCGCTCTCCCTCGACTTCGGCTCGGGGCGGTGGGGCGCCGATGGACGCTCGCGTGTCGCTTCGCTGACGCCGCTCCTCCTCGGCGCGGTCATCGGGTACGCGGGGTTGAGAAGGTGGCCGGGACGCGGGGTGGAGGTGGGGTTGGGAGTCCTTGCCGCGGCGGCCGTGTTCGCCTTTAGCATGTAG
- a CDS encoding HPr family phosphocarrier protein, with amino-acid sequence MIEATIVIQNRLGLHARACSVFVKEAAKYASHITLSRDGLEVNGKSILGVMMLAAERGAELELKADGSDEQQAIAALVKVVNDKFGEE; translated from the coding sequence ATGATCGAAGCAACCATCGTCATCCAGAACCGGCTGGGCCTCCACGCCCGCGCCTGCTCGGTCTTCGTGAAAGAGGCCGCCAAGTATGCCAGCCACATCACCCTCTCGCGCGACGGTCTCGAAGTGAACGGGAAGAGCATCCTCGGCGTGATGATGCTCGCGGCCGAGCGCGGCGCGGAGCTAGAGCTCAAGGCCGACGGCTCGGACGAGCAGCAGGCGATCGCGGCGCTCGTAAAGGTCGTCAACGACAAGTTCGGAGAAGAATGA
- the ptsP gene encoding phosphoenolpyruvate--protein phosphotransferase translates to MTVLTGIPASPGIGVGPVHIVDHEEIEVQDGQIAPDQVAAEQERLKAALRASQEEVRDLRAKIALETGEEHARILDAQVAILEDPDALEQAIEAVRKERRSAAWCYRRILGAVAARLDEADGQYYRDRALDIRDVRRRVLAHLGGVRSYTLSDLRVPSLIVASDIPPSEMALAPRDKILGFATDLGGRTSHTAIMARARGIPAVVGLKQAMRTAREGAVALVDGTRGVAIFDPEPEVLQEHVRKQRHYQDLAKNLAALKDQACVTLDGRRVHLGANLEVPEELPSLLENGAEGVGLYRTEFFYLSRATLPTEEAQYNAYRTIAEAMAPRPVVIRTLDVGGDKFASYLGTPVERNPFLGMRGLRFSLKREDIFRTQLRAILRATAHGNVKVMFPMVVGLEDFRKARAVVEQVRQDLKREKVAMAERVPLGVMVETPAAVFAIDLLASESDFVSIGTNDLIQYALAVDRGNEAIAEVYEPLHPAVLRAVRAVVQAGERRPIPVGICGEMAGEPLYAVLLLGLGLTDFSVSPFLVPEIKTILRASTYAEASELAQRCLTLPTPTEVRAVVTEHMSRRFPQHFAA, encoded by the coding sequence ATGACCGTCCTGACGGGAATCCCGGCATCCCCCGGAATCGGCGTCGGGCCGGTCCACATCGTCGACCACGAGGAGATCGAGGTTCAGGACGGCCAGATCGCCCCGGATCAGGTCGCCGCGGAGCAGGAGCGGCTGAAGGCCGCGCTTCGCGCGAGCCAGGAGGAGGTCCGCGATCTTCGGGCGAAGATCGCGCTCGAGACCGGCGAGGAGCACGCCCGAATCCTCGACGCGCAGGTCGCGATCCTCGAGGATCCGGACGCGCTCGAGCAGGCGATCGAGGCGGTCCGGAAGGAGCGCCGGTCGGCGGCGTGGTGTTATCGGAGGATCTTGGGCGCGGTCGCGGCGAGGCTCGACGAGGCGGACGGCCAGTATTACCGCGACCGGGCGCTCGACATCCGCGACGTGCGGCGCCGCGTCCTCGCCCATCTGGGCGGCGTGCGCTCCTACACGCTGAGCGATCTCCGCGTGCCGTCGCTGATCGTCGCCTCGGACATTCCACCCAGCGAAATGGCGCTCGCACCCCGCGACAAGATTCTCGGCTTCGCCACCGATCTGGGCGGGCGCACCTCGCACACGGCCATCATGGCGCGCGCCCGCGGGATTCCCGCGGTGGTCGGCTTGAAACAGGCGATGCGGACCGCGCGGGAGGGGGCGGTCGCGCTGGTCGATGGAACGCGGGGGGTCGCGATCTTCGACCCGGAGCCCGAGGTGCTCCAGGAGCACGTCCGGAAGCAGCGCCACTACCAGGATCTGGCAAAAAATCTCGCCGCTCTCAAAGATCAGGCCTGTGTCACCCTCGACGGCCGCCGCGTCCACCTGGGCGCGAACCTCGAGGTTCCCGAAGAGCTGCCGTCCCTCCTGGAAAACGGGGCCGAAGGGGTCGGGCTCTACCGCACCGAATTCTTCTACCTCTCCCGAGCCACGTTGCCGACGGAGGAGGCGCAATACAACGCCTACCGGACGATCGCGGAGGCGATGGCGCCGCGTCCGGTCGTCATCCGCACGCTGGACGTCGGGGGCGACAAGTTCGCCTCTTACCTGGGCACGCCGGTCGAGCGGAATCCGTTCCTGGGGATGCGGGGGCTTCGGTTCTCTCTGAAGCGGGAGGACATCTTCCGGACCCAGCTCCGCGCGATCTTGCGGGCGACGGCGCACGGCAACGTGAAGGTCATGTTCCCGATGGTGGTCGGGCTCGAGGATTTTCGTAAGGCCCGCGCGGTCGTCGAGCAGGTACGCCAGGATCTGAAGCGCGAGAAGGTCGCGATGGCGGAGCGGGTGCCGCTGGGCGTCATGGTGGAGACGCCCGCCGCGGTCTTCGCGATCGACCTCCTCGCGAGCGAGTCCGACTTCGTGAGCATCGGCACGAACGATCTGATCCAGTACGCGCTCGCGGTCGATCGGGGGAACGAGGCCATCGCGGAGGTCTACGAGCCGCTCCACCCCGCCGTCCTGCGCGCGGTCCGCGCGGTCGTGCAAGCGGGGGAGCGCCGCCCGATCCCGGTCGGCATCTGCGGCGAGATGGCGGGAGAGCCGCTTTACGCGGTGCTCCTGCTGGGTCTGGGCCTGACCGATTTCAGCGTGAGCCCGTTCCTGGTTCCCGAGATCAAGACGATCCTCCGCGCATCGACCTACGCCGAAGCCTCGGAGCTCGCGCAGCGCTGCTTAACACTCCCCACGCCGACGGAAGTCCGCGCGGTGGTGACCGAGCACATGAGCCGTCGATTCCCGCAGCACTTCGCCGCGTGA
- a CDS encoding SIS domain-containing protein, whose product MSPRPKKPARTRRPAGPASPLDSPERAARLDPGGMGERIEGFADQLRAGVSIAGPVLARLAPHRPRRTVLFGMGGSAIAGDLARSIVDREGDSPLHVVRHYEPPAWLTPEDFMIFSSYSGQTEETIAAYRSLRYLGARSCVLTTGGTLARLAGDDDIPIAALPPGHPPRAALGYSFSTLVQIAAHLGLLAGGSERLEAAAEGVEEVASVCGMGVLRSRNPAKRLAIRLAGRQVILLANERSLGPVAWRWKGQLNENSKHLAWVAPLPEMNHNEVDSYVHPQGLVGRLAAVLLRDPSDHPRVQARFRWLAAYLRRKGVQVDSVEAKGKDPMTRLMTCAAVGDYVSYYLALAHGTDPSALPGVQSLKKALGR is encoded by the coding sequence GTGAGCCCTCGGCCGAAGAAGCCGGCACGAACCCGCCGACCCGCCGGCCCCGCCTCCCCTCTCGACTCGCCCGAGCGCGCCGCGCGCCTGGACCCCGGCGGCATGGGGGAGCGGATCGAGGGGTTCGCCGATCAACTCCGCGCGGGCGTCTCGATCGCCGGTCCGGTCCTCGCCCGGCTCGCGCCCCATCGTCCCCGGCGGACCGTCCTCTTCGGCATGGGAGGCTCCGCGATCGCCGGCGATCTGGCACGCTCGATTGTCGATCGGGAGGGCGACTCGCCACTTCACGTCGTCCGCCACTACGAGCCGCCTGCCTGGCTCACCCCAGAGGACTTCATGATCTTCTCCTCCTACTCGGGACAGACGGAGGAGACCATTGCCGCCTACCGGAGCCTCCGCTACCTCGGCGCGCGCTCGTGCGTCCTTACGACCGGCGGCACCCTCGCGCGCCTCGCGGGGGACGACGACATCCCGATCGCGGCGCTGCCACCGGGACACCCGCCCCGTGCAGCTCTCGGCTACTCGTTTTCGACCCTGGTCCAGATCGCCGCGCACCTGGGGCTCCTGGCCGGGGGATCCGAGCGCTTGGAGGCGGCCGCGGAGGGGGTCGAAGAGGTCGCTTCCGTCTGTGGGATGGGTGTGCTACGATCCCGCAACCCTGCAAAAAGATTGGCGATACGCTTGGCCGGTCGGCAGGTGATCCTGCTCGCGAACGAGCGGAGCCTGGGCCCGGTCGCGTGGCGCTGGAAGGGCCAGCTGAACGAGAACTCGAAGCACCTGGCGTGGGTGGCCCCGCTGCCGGAGATGAACCACAACGAGGTCGATTCGTACGTCCATCCGCAGGGCCTGGTGGGGCGCTTGGCCGCGGTCCTCTTGCGGGACCCCTCGGACCATCCGCGCGTGCAGGCAAGGTTTCGCTGGCTCGCGGCGTATCTGCGACGGAAGGGAGTTCAGGTCGATTCGGTCGAGGCCAAAGGCAAGGATCCGATGACGCGGCTCATGACGTGCGCCGCCGTCGGCGATTACGTGAGCTACTACCTGGCTCTCGCCCACGGGACCGATCCGAGCGCGCTTCCGGGCGTTCAGTCGCTGAAAAAGGCCCTGGGTCGTTGA
- a CDS encoding nucleotidyl transferase, protein MRPVAVIPVAGAGTRLKPLTDRTPKPLLEVAGKPILAHILDQVAEAKPERVVLVVGPGPQGKRIHEYASRRGDLKIEHVVQSEPLGLGHAVAQAKDLVGGAPVLIVLGDTIALAPFARLTASGSSLGVREVDDPRRFGVAIVRDGRITELVEKPEHPVSNLALVGLYYLTNSPLLFQSLASLEAEGKRTRGELQLTDALQRMIEKGEELRPFPVQAWYDCGKTDTLLETNRALLDLHAGPVSRPGVVCLPPVALDPSADVLHSVIGPHTSIGPGARVRRAVVRNSIINQGATVEDVLLDLSVVGEKAVVRGDYRRLTVGESSEVEST, encoded by the coding sequence TTGAGGCCGGTCGCGGTGATCCCGGTGGCCGGCGCCGGGACGAGGCTCAAGCCGCTCACGGACAGGACCCCGAAACCGCTTCTCGAGGTCGCGGGAAAGCCGATCCTGGCCCACATCCTCGACCAGGTCGCGGAAGCGAAGCCCGAGCGTGTCGTTCTGGTCGTCGGGCCGGGGCCACAGGGAAAGCGGATACACGAATACGCGAGCCGCAGGGGCGACCTGAAGATCGAGCACGTGGTCCAGTCCGAGCCCTTGGGGCTAGGCCACGCGGTGGCCCAGGCGAAGGATCTCGTCGGCGGCGCCCCGGTCCTCATCGTACTCGGCGATACGATCGCGTTGGCCCCGTTCGCGAGGCTGACCGCAAGCGGCTCGAGCCTGGGCGTCCGCGAGGTGGACGACCCCCGTCGATTCGGGGTCGCGATCGTGCGGGACGGTCGGATCACGGAGCTCGTGGAGAAGCCGGAGCATCCGGTGTCGAACCTGGCGCTGGTTGGCCTCTATTACCTGACGAACTCCCCGTTACTCTTTCAATCCCTGGCTTCTCTGGAGGCGGAGGGAAAGCGGACCCGGGGAGAGCTTCAGCTGACGGACGCCCTCCAGCGCATGATCGAGAAGGGCGAGGAACTGCGCCCGTTTCCCGTCCAAGCTTGGTATGATTGCGGCAAGACCGATACGCTTCTCGAGACCAACCGCGCGCTGCTCGACCTTCACGCGGGGCCCGTCTCCCGGCCCGGCGTGGTGTGCTTGCCGCCCGTAGCGCTCGATCCGAGCGCCGACGTGCTTCATTCGGTGATCGGACCTCACACCTCGATCGGCCCGGGCGCCCGGGTGCGGCGTGCTGTGGTCCGGAACTCGATTATCAACCAAGGCGCAACCGTGGAAGACGTCCTCCTCGACCTGTCGGTCGTCGGCGAGAAGGCCGTGGTCCGCGGCGACTACCGGCGCCTCACCGTAGGGGAATCATCGGAGGTCGAGAGTACATGA
- a CDS encoding methionine adenosyltransferase — MTLEATQTKPEAKRAPGTRHALPFTSESVTEGHPDKVADQISDAILDAILKEDPLGRVACETLVTTGLALVSGEVTTKTYVDIPKVVRETIRSIGYDNPVYGFDYETCAVLTCIDEQSKDIAMGVDRKGAGDQGLMFGYAVRETPELMPLPIQLAHKLTRALADARRSGKFPELRPDGKSQVTVDYEGGVPKRINTVVVSTQHVEMTDAEIDRFRERIIREIIKPVLPRELVDGEPIFHINPTGRFVLGGPRADTGVTGRKIIVDTYGGSACHGGGAFSGKDPSKVDRSASYAARHVAKNLVGAGLADRCTVQVAYAIGVEQPVSVMVDSHGTGKVPDTRLSELVRKHFDLSPAGIIQSLDLRKPIYRKTAAYGHFGRENEGFRWELLDRVEDLKRDA; from the coding sequence ATGACGCTTGAAGCGACGCAGACGAAGCCCGAGGCCAAGCGCGCGCCCGGGACGCGCCACGCCCTGCCGTTCACGTCCGAGTCGGTGACGGAGGGCCATCCCGACAAGGTCGCGGACCAGATCTCCGACGCCATCCTCGACGCCATTCTCAAGGAGGATCCACTCGGGCGGGTCGCGTGCGAAACCCTCGTGACCACGGGCCTCGCGCTCGTGTCCGGGGAGGTCACCACGAAGACCTACGTCGACATTCCGAAGGTCGTGCGCGAGACGATCCGGAGCATCGGCTACGACAACCCTGTATACGGATTTGACTACGAGACCTGCGCCGTCCTCACATGCATCGACGAGCAGTCGAAGGACATCGCGATGGGCGTCGACCGGAAGGGCGCGGGGGATCAGGGGCTCATGTTCGGCTATGCCGTGCGCGAGACGCCGGAGCTGATGCCGCTTCCGATCCAGCTCGCCCACAAGCTGACCCGGGCTCTGGCGGACGCCAGGCGATCGGGCAAATTCCCGGAGCTTCGGCCCGACGGGAAGTCGCAGGTGACGGTCGATTACGAAGGCGGCGTGCCGAAGCGGATCAACACGGTGGTCGTCTCGACCCAGCATGTCGAGATGACGGACGCCGAGATCGACCGGTTCCGGGAGCGGATCATCCGCGAGATCATCAAGCCGGTCCTCCCACGCGAGCTTGTCGACGGCGAGCCGATCTTCCACATCAATCCGACGGGGCGGTTCGTCCTTGGGGGGCCCCGCGCGGACACGGGTGTCACCGGCCGCAAGATCATCGTCGACACGTACGGCGGCTCCGCCTGCCACGGCGGCGGCGCGTTCAGCGGAAAGGATCCGTCGAAGGTGGACCGCTCGGCCTCCTACGCGGCGCGCCACGTGGCGAAGAACTTAGTCGGAGCGGGCCTCGCGGACAGGTGCACCGTCCAGGTCGCGTACGCGATCGGGGTGGAGCAGCCGGTGTCGGTCATGGTCGACTCGCACGGCACGGGGAAAGTGCCGGATACGCGGCTCTCCGAGCTTGTCCGGAAGCATTTCGACCTGAGCCCGGCGGGGATCATCCAATCCCTCGACCTTCGCAAACCGATCTATCGCAAGACCGCAGCTTACGGACACTTCGGCCGTGAGAACGAGGGGTTCCGGTGGGAGCTGCTCGACCGCGTGGAGGACTTGAAGCGTGACGCCTGA
- a CDS encoding adenosylhomocysteinase: MGPQGHVLNAKLADEGVNRIEWAEREMPVLRQVKARFQKELPLKGRRVAACLHVTTETANLMLTLQAGGADVTLCASNPLSTQDDVAAALAHRYRVPTFAIKGEDADTYYKHINAALDAKPEFTMDDGADLVTVLHTKRAEQAKQVIAGTEETTTGVIRLRAMAREGALRYPILAVNDAKTKYLFDNRYGTGQSTIDGILRATNRLLAGSRFIVLGYGWCGRGVASRARGMGAHVAITEIDPLPALEAVMDGFEVVPAAEAAKFGDIFVTVTGNINVLRMEHFRAMKDGAIIANSGHFNVELDLESLRKEARSIRTVRPFVEEVTLEGSKRIFVLGEGRLINLAAAEGHPASVMDMSFANQALGVEYLLAHSRELKPTVYPIPKALDEEIARLKLEALGVRIDVLTPEQSAYLASWQHGT, from the coding sequence ATGGGCCCGCAAGGGCATGTCCTGAACGCCAAGCTCGCCGACGAGGGCGTCAATCGAATCGAATGGGCGGAGCGCGAGATGCCGGTTCTCCGCCAGGTGAAGGCGCGGTTCCAGAAGGAGCTTCCGCTGAAGGGCCGGCGCGTGGCGGCGTGCCTCCACGTGACGACCGAGACCGCCAACCTCATGCTCACCCTCCAGGCGGGCGGCGCCGACGTGACGCTCTGCGCCTCGAACCCGCTCTCCACGCAGGACGACGTGGCCGCGGCGCTCGCGCACCGGTATCGGGTTCCGACGTTCGCGATCAAGGGCGAGGACGCCGACACCTACTACAAGCACATCAACGCGGCGCTGGACGCCAAGCCCGAGTTCACGATGGATGACGGCGCCGATCTCGTGACCGTCCTCCACACGAAGCGCGCGGAGCAGGCGAAGCAGGTGATCGCCGGCACCGAGGAGACGACGACCGGCGTGATCCGCCTTCGGGCCATGGCCCGCGAGGGGGCGCTCCGGTATCCGATCCTCGCGGTGAACGACGCGAAGACGAAGTACCTCTTCGACAATCGCTACGGCACGGGGCAGAGCACGATCGACGGAATCCTGAGGGCCACGAACCGCCTCCTCGCGGGCTCGCGGTTCATCGTCCTGGGTTATGGCTGGTGCGGCCGCGGGGTCGCGAGCCGGGCGCGCGGCATGGGCGCCCACGTCGCGATCACCGAGATCGATCCGCTGCCCGCGCTCGAGGCGGTCATGGACGGCTTCGAGGTCGTGCCCGCCGCGGAGGCCGCGAAATTCGGCGACATCTTCGTGACCGTGACCGGGAACATCAACGTTCTTCGGATGGAGCACTTCCGCGCCATGAAGGACGGGGCGATCATCGCGAACTCGGGACACTTCAACGTCGAGCTCGACCTCGAATCGCTTCGCAAGGAGGCCCGCTCCATCCGCACGGTCCGCCCCTTCGTGGAAGAGGTGACGCTCGAGGGCTCGAAGCGGATTTTCGTCCTCGGCGAGGGGAGACTGATCAACCTGGCCGCCGCGGAGGGACACCCCGCGTCCGTGATGGACATGAGCTTCGCGAACCAGGCGCTGGGAGTCGAGTATCTGCTGGCGCACTCGCGCGAGCTCAAACCGACCGTCTATCCCATCCCGAAGGCGCTCGACGAGGAGATCGCCCGCCTCAAGCTGGAGGCCCTGGGGGTGCGCATCGATGTCCTCACCCCGGAGCAGAGCGCGTACCTCGCCTCCTGGCAGCACGGGACGTAG
- a CDS encoding DNA translocase FtsK, producing MWLLGRVSVRRKYQILGLCLLSLALFLILALCSHDPRDTAADLVGTGAVRNQAGVLGAFAAAGLAAAFGAWGAWLIPAGFLAWGWNRLRVGPAGELWLRTALAAAAALNAMGLAYLLSGENQANVGRLGEGVGRIASHLLGKVGAELLLGTALLVVGVIAFEIGSSSPLRKLLGSLLGQFSPARGKAKRALAEEPVGDDPDAPGAVARRGRKGPAEEEEDLRRAFTLAEEAPGKKESRPRIVARREGEPRPESLSIPFPPPASRSEGERGAPREERRRGADAAPESGLKLNPASAPEAALPPLDLLDRHDSKRMAIEESELFELSRVLERTLSDFGVAGKVSEVHPGPVITLFEYEPAPGVKVNQIMNRQDDLALALRAQRIRIVAPIPGKAAVGVEIPNRVKALVSFREIVASAPFQQTRDALPFALGKDVAGVPFTASLERMPHLLIAGATGSGKSVCINALIMSLLLKRTPSELRFILIDPKMLELTPYNGIPHLRMPVVTDPKKAAQALRYCVKEMERRYQVLARRGARNIEAYNRLGLDPATVEDAKLPYLVVVVDELADLMALLPAEIEEPIGRLAQMARAVGIHLILATQRPSVDVLTGVIKANFPSRIAFQVASRTDSRVILDMNGAESLLGNGDSLYLPAGKPEPDRVHGSYVSTEEIERVVTFLKGQGGPVAVDDSALEQTVTLDSDADDDLYEEAMRLVVLHQQASTSMLQRRLKVGYSRAARLLDLLEERGVVGPPDGAKGREVFVTEQELEARRARGSEVESGT from the coding sequence ATGTGGCTCCTGGGCCGGGTTTCAGTTCGGCGCAAATACCAGATCCTGGGGCTCTGCCTCCTTTCGCTCGCGCTGTTCCTCATCCTCGCTCTCTGTAGCCATGACCCGCGGGACACGGCCGCGGACCTGGTCGGGACCGGGGCGGTCCGAAACCAGGCCGGCGTTCTCGGCGCGTTCGCGGCGGCCGGCTTGGCCGCCGCCTTCGGCGCGTGGGGCGCGTGGCTGATCCCGGCGGGATTCTTGGCGTGGGGTTGGAACCGGCTTCGAGTCGGCCCGGCCGGCGAGCTCTGGCTTCGAACCGCGCTCGCCGCCGCCGCCGCGCTCAACGCGATGGGGCTCGCCTATCTCCTCTCGGGAGAGAATCAGGCCAACGTCGGCCGGCTCGGCGAAGGGGTCGGCCGGATCGCGTCCCACCTTCTGGGGAAGGTCGGGGCCGAGCTGCTCCTCGGCACGGCGCTCCTCGTCGTCGGTGTGATCGCGTTCGAGATCGGCTCCTCGTCGCCTCTCCGGAAACTCCTCGGCTCGCTGTTGGGGCAATTCAGTCCCGCGCGGGGGAAGGCGAAGCGCGCTCTTGCAGAGGAGCCGGTCGGAGATGATCCCGACGCGCCAGGCGCCGTAGCGCGCCGCGGCCGGAAGGGTCCCGCCGAGGAAGAAGAGGACCTCCGGCGAGCCTTCACGCTGGCGGAGGAGGCTCCCGGCAAGAAGGAATCGCGACCCCGGATCGTCGCGCGCCGCGAAGGCGAGCCGCGCCCGGAATCGCTTTCGATCCCGTTCCCTCCGCCCGCTTCGCGCTCGGAAGGTGAGCGCGGAGCCCCGCGGGAGGAGCGCCGGCGCGGTGCCGACGCGGCTCCCGAGAGCGGTCTCAAGCTCAACCCCGCGTCCGCCCCCGAGGCGGCCCTTCCTCCGCTCGATCTCCTCGATCGCCACGACTCCAAGCGCATGGCGATCGAGGAATCCGAGCTATTCGAGCTCTCGCGCGTTCTCGAGCGGACCCTTTCCGACTTCGGCGTGGCGGGGAAGGTCTCGGAGGTCCACCCCGGGCCCGTCATCACGCTCTTCGAGTACGAGCCGGCCCCGGGCGTCAAGGTGAACCAGATCATGAACCGCCAGGACGACCTGGCGCTCGCGCTCCGGGCGCAGCGGATCCGGATCGTGGCGCCGATTCCGGGGAAGGCCGCGGTCGGGGTGGAGATTCCGAATCGGGTCAAGGCCTTGGTCTCGTTTCGCGAGATCGTCGCCTCCGCCCCGTTCCAGCAAACCCGGGACGCGCTCCCGTTCGCGCTGGGGAAGGACGTCGCCGGCGTTCCGTTCACCGCTTCGCTCGAGCGAATGCCGCACCTCCTCATCGCCGGCGCCACCGGCTCGGGGAAGAGCGTGTGCATCAACGCGCTCATCATGAGCCTCCTCTTGAAGCGAACGCCGAGCGAGCTTCGCTTCATCCTGATCGATCCGAAGATGCTGGAGCTGACGCCCTACAACGGAATTCCTCATCTGCGGATGCCGGTGGTCACGGATCCGAAGAAGGCCGCGCAGGCGCTCCGCTACTGCGTGAAGGAGATGGAGCGCCGCTACCAGGTCCTGGCCCGCCGCGGCGCGCGGAACATCGAGGCGTATAACCGGCTCGGGCTCGACCCCGCGACGGTCGAGGACGCGAAGCTCCCGTACCTGGTCGTGGTCGTGGACGAGCTCGCCGATCTGATGGCGCTTCTGCCGGCCGAGATCGAGGAGCCGATCGGCCGCCTCGCGCAGATGGCGCGCGCCGTGGGAATCCACCTGATCCTCGCGACGCAGCGTCCCTCGGTGGACGTGCTGACGGGCGTGATCAAGGCGAACTTCCCCTCGCGGATCGCCTTCCAGGTCGCGAGCCGCACCGACTCGCGCGTGATCCTGGACATGAACGGCGCCGAGAGCTTGCTCGGGAACGGCGACAGCCTCTACCTTCCCGCCGGGAAGCCGGAGCCGGACCGGGTGCACGGCTCCTACGTCTCGACCGAGGAGATCGAGCGTGTGGTGACGTTCCTGAAGGGACAGGGCGGGCCGGTGGCCGTCGACGACAGCGCGCTCGAGCAAACGGTCACGCTGGACTCGGACGCCGACGACGACCTCTACGAGGAGGCGATGCGGCTGGTCGTGCTCCACCAGCAGGCCTCGACGTCCATGCTCCAGCGGCGGCTCAAGGTCGGATACTCCCGCGCGGCGCGGCTCCTGGACCTCCTCGAGGAGCGGGGCGTGGTCGGCCCGCCCGACGGCGCCAAGGGCCGCGAGGTGTTCGTGACCGAGCAGGAGCTCGAGGCCCGCCGCGCGCGGGGCTCCGAGGTGGAGAGCGGCACGTGA